CAGATCCCGACCGGCCTGCAGCTCATTCCCGCCGCAACGCCCGTTGTGGAAGAGGATGCCGCAACGCAAAACGCCGTCTACGAATATGAGCCGGATGCGGCTTCTATTCTGGAAGACCTTATTCCGCGCAACATTTCGGTTCAGGTTTTCCGGGCTCTGCTGGAAAACGTTGCCGGTGAAATGGGCGCCAAGATGAGCGCGATGGATAATGCAACGCGCAATGCCGGTGAGATGATCAACAAGCTGACGCTGTCCTACAACCGTCAGCGTCAGGCTCAGATCACCAAGGAACTCATTGAAATCATTTCGGGCGCGGAAGCGCTCTGAGGTAAGGAAAGAGGGTAAGGATAATGGCTAAGGCAGCTACCCCCAAGAAAACCGCAGCGGTGAACGGCGCGGGCAAGGTTACCCAGGTTATCGGCGCTGTTGTCGACGTGGCGTTCGAAGGCGAACTGCCTCCGATCCTGAACGCGCTCGAAACCGAGAACAACGGCAACCGCCTCGTTCTGGAAGTCGCGCAGCACCTCGGTGAAAACGTCGTTCGCACGATCGCCATGGACTCGACCGAAGGTCTGGTTCGCGGTCAGAGCGTTTCGAACACCGGCGCTCCGATCTCGGTTCCGGTTGGTCCGGAAACGCTCGGCCGTATCATGAACGTCATCGGCGAGCCGGTTGACGAAGCTGGTCCGATCGTGACCGCTTCCAAGCGCGCCATCCACCAGGACGCCCCTGCTTATGTCGAACAGTCGACCGAGGCACAGATCCTCGTCACCGGCATCAAGGTCGTCGACCTTCTGGCTCCTTACGCCAAGGGCGGTAAGATCGGTCTGTTCGGCGGCGCTGGCGTTGGCAAGACCGTTCTCATCATGGAACTCATCAACAACGTTGCCAAGGCACACGGTGGTTACTCCGTATTCGCCGGCGTTGGTGAGCGTACCCGTGAAGGTAACGACCTTTACCACGAAATGATCGAATCGAACGTCAACAAGCTCGGCGGTGGCGAAGGCTCCAAGGCTGCGCTGGTTTACGGACAGATGAACGAACCGCCGGGCGCTCGCGCTCGCGTCGCTCTGACCGGTCTGACGATCGCTGAGAACTTCCGTGACGAAGGCCAGGACGTTCTGTTCTTCGTGGACAACATTTTCCGCTTCACGCAGGCTGGTTCGGAAGTGTCGGCTCTTCTCGGTCGTATTCCTTCGGCCGTTGGTTATCAGCCGACGCTCGCAACCGACATGGGTCAGATGCAGGAACGCATCACCACGACGACCAAGGGCTCGATCACCTCGGTTCAGGCCATTTACGTTCCCGCCGACGACTTGACCGACCCGGCACCGGCCACCTCGTTCGCCCACCTGGACGCAACGACGGTTCTGTCGCGCTCGATCGCTGAAAAGGGCATCTACCCGGCTGTTGACCCGCTCGACTCCACCTCGCGTATGCTGGACCCGATGATCGTCGGCGAAGAGCACTATGAAGTGGCTCGTAAGGTTCAGTCGACCCTGCAGCGCTACAAGTCCCTTCAGGACATCATCGCCATCCTCGGCATGGATGAACTGTCGGAAGAAGACAAGCTGACGGTTGCCCGCGCCCGCAAGATCGAGCGCTTCCTGTCGCAGCCGTTCTTCGTCGCTGAAGTCTTCACCGGCTCTCCGGGTAAGCTGGTTGCTCTCGAAGACACGATCAAGGGCTTCAAGGGCCTGGTCAACGGCGAATATGACAATCTGCCGGAAGCTGCCTTCTACATGGTCGGTTCGATGGAAGAAGCCATCGAAAAGGCAAAGAAGCTGGCTGGCGAAGCTGCCTGATGATGAATTGGCGGGCGCGTGGTTTAACCGCGCGCCTTGCCGGCAATGATGGCGAAACCAAAAAGGCTTTGTCGGCATTGTAACAGACAAGTCCGTCACGCCCGCGTAATTGAAAAGAAGTGAATAGCCATGGCTGACAGTTTCAAATTCGATCTCGTTTCCCCGGAGCGTCTGCTCGTTTCCGAAACGGTTACGGAAGTCGTCATCCCGGCTACGCTGGGTGAAATGACCGTTCTGGCCAACCATGCGCCGACGATGACCACGATCAAGCCGGGTCTTGTAACCGTGAAGTTCGCCTCCGGTGAAACGCATAAATATGTCGTTTTCGGTGGCTTCGCCGATATTCTTCCGACGGGCTGCACGCTTCTTGCCGAATCCGCCGTTTCGGCCGATGATATGTCTCCCGACACGCTGCAGCGGCGCATCGACGCGGCTAAGGCGGAAATCGAAGAAGGCAATCATCACCACGAGCATCTGACAAAGCTTGAGAAGCATCTTTACGAACTGACGAACCTGCATGAGGTTCTCGTTGCTGCTTGAAAGCACCGGGCGGGTTCTTCGGAATGACTGCCCACAAAAAAGATAAAGCAGAAAGCGGCCTTCAGGGTCGCTTTTTTGTTTCAAGCGCCGCGCAGTTGGGGAGGCAGCGGCCGGATCATTCCGATACAAATTGAACCAGCGTAAATCTTCCCAAATCGATTCCGAATTTCTGCACTATGGGTTAGATGTTGTAGCGAGGATCAGGTGGCACTGTGGCTGCCACCGCAGAATGAAGCGGCGCTTCATGTTTACGGAGGATGTGTCCCGGTGTCGGCACAAACAAGCTTTCGGGTCGTTTCGAGAAACGCCATGCGCGACGGCATTCTGGCCGAAGGCGACCGTGCGGTCCCTGAGGAAGTGCCGATCGCATTTTCTTATGGTGGCAGCACCCACGCCGTAATGATGGCGAGCCCGGCGGATCTGGAAGATTTCGCGGTGGGTTTTAGCCTGACCGAGGGCATCATATCGGCGCGCGGCGATATCAACGCCATCGAGGTCGTTGAAGCCGGAGAGGGATTCGACGTCCAGGTGGATCTCATGGATGCGGAGGCGGATGCGTTGCGCGCGCGCCGCCGGCACATGGCTGGCCCCGTTGGCTGCGGTCTTTGCGGCATCGAGTCGATCGAACAGGCGGTTCGCATCGTGCCCGATGTCAGCGGTATCTCGATGTCGGTTGGAAGTGAGCACATCGTCGCCGCCATGAGAGCCTTGAATGACGCTCAAGCATTGAACCGTGAGACGAGAGCGGTTCATGGCGCTGGCTTTTACCAGCCGGGAAGCGGCCTGCGGGCCGCGCGTGAGGATGTCGGGCGTCACAATGCGCTCGACAAGCTGGCGGGCGCCGTCGTCAATGCGGGCATCTCCGCAGCGAGCGGGATTGTGGTGGTCACCAGCCGCCTCTCAGTGGAAATGGTCCAGAAAACCGCACTCCTGGGCTGCCCCGTGGTGGCCGCCATTTCTGCGCCCACCGGACTGGCGATTGAGACCGCGGAACGAGCCGGGATTACTCTTGTCGCGCTGGTCCGGGGTGAAGATTTTGAAATCTTCACCCGTCCAGACCGGATGATTTTTTAAGATCCGTGCGTTGGTCAGGTCGGTGACTTCAGAGCATTTCCGCTGATCACGCGATTACCGAAAATGATCTTTTCTGTTTTTACCGCATTATTCGACGCCGAAGCGAATACGCTTCGGCTGCAAATATTTTAGAATTCGGCCCATTCCGCAGCCGCGTTTCCATATGTTTTTGCCGGAGCGAATCGTGTTTGCTGAGGGGCCTGCAGGCGTGTAACAGTGGCGGCCTTTCTGTCGAGAGGCTGATGAGATGACGCTGCAGCCTCGCGGGAAATCTTGAACTGTCGCAGCAGCTCGTAGAGATTGTCTGCCTCATTGGCGAGGCCGTGGCTGGCGGCCGTGGTTTCTTCAACCATGGCCGCGTTTTTCTGGGTCGCCTGATCCATGATGTTGACCGCCTGGTTAATTTCCTTCAGCCCGTTTGCCTGCTCGCGTGATGCTTCAACAATGGCCGAAACGTTGGCGTCTATTTCTCCCATCTGCGACTGAATATCGCGCAACGCGTCGCCCGTCTTGCCGACGAGATCGACGCCGCTCGCAACCTGCTGACGGGATGTGTTGATCAGCGACTTGATCTCCTTGGCGGCGACAGCAGAGCGCTGCGCCAACTCCCGGACTTCCTGCGCGACCACCGCAAAGCCCTTGCCCGCTTCACCGGCACGGGCCGCTTCAACGCCTGCGTTCAATGCCAGCAGGTTGGTTTGGAAAGCAATGTCATCGATGACGCCGATGATATTGGTGATCTCGCCTGACGAGCGCGAAATCGCATCCATGGCGGATATGGCCTGCTGCACGACATCGCCGGAATGTTCGGCATGTTCCCTTGTCCGCAGCACCAGCTTACCCGCTTCACCAGCACGCTGGCTGGCATCGGCAACGGTGGTGGTGATTTCTTCAAGGGCGGCAGCGGTCTCTTCCAGTGACGCCGCCTGTTGCTCGGTCCGCTGGGAGAGCTGATCGGCGGCGATCCTGATTTCACCGGAGCCTGAGGCGATTGTCGAGGCATTGTGAGCGATGGTCTGCATCGTGGCCTGCAATTTGCCGACTACTTCGTTGAAGTCGGCTCTGAGCTTCTCCATGCTTGGCACGAAACTGGTGTCGAGGCGCTGGACAAGATCGCCCTCGGCGAGTGATCGCAGCGCTCCAGCGAGAGCGCTGATGGCGCTCATGCGCGGCGTGACATCGGTGGCGAATTTCACCACCTTCACCACCTTTCCGGCATCATCGACA
This genomic interval from Agrobacterium tumefaciens contains the following:
- a CDS encoding F0F1 ATP synthase subunit epsilon gives rise to the protein MADSFKFDLVSPERLLVSETVTEVVIPATLGEMTVLANHAPTMTTIKPGLVTVKFASGETHKYVVFGGFADILPTGCTLLAESAVSADDMSPDTLQRRIDAAKAEIEEGNHHHEHLTKLEKHLYELTNLHEVLVAA
- the atpD gene encoding F0F1 ATP synthase subunit beta; translation: MAKAATPKKTAAVNGAGKVTQVIGAVVDVAFEGELPPILNALETENNGNRLVLEVAQHLGENVVRTIAMDSTEGLVRGQSVSNTGAPISVPVGPETLGRIMNVIGEPVDEAGPIVTASKRAIHQDAPAYVEQSTEAQILVTGIKVVDLLAPYAKGGKIGLFGGAGVGKTVLIMELINNVAKAHGGYSVFAGVGERTREGNDLYHEMIESNVNKLGGGEGSKAALVYGQMNEPPGARARVALTGLTIAENFRDEGQDVLFFVDNIFRFTQAGSEVSALLGRIPSAVGYQPTLATDMGQMQERITTTTKGSITSVQAIYVPADDLTDPAPATSFAHLDATTVLSRSIAEKGIYPAVDPLDSTSRMLDPMIVGEEHYEVARKVQSTLQRYKSLQDIIAILGMDELSEEDKLTVARARKIERFLSQPFFVAEVFTGSPGKLVALEDTIKGFKGLVNGEYDNLPEAAFYMVGSMEEAIEKAKKLAGEAA
- the fdhD gene encoding formate dehydrogenase accessory sulfurtransferase FdhD, encoding MRDGILAEGDRAVPEEVPIAFSYGGSTHAVMMASPADLEDFAVGFSLTEGIISARGDINAIEVVEAGEGFDVQVDLMDAEADALRARRRHMAGPVGCGLCGIESIEQAVRIVPDVSGISMSVGSEHIVAAMRALNDAQALNRETRAVHGAGFYQPGSGLRAAREDVGRHNALDKLAGAVVNAGISAASGIVVVTSRLSVEMVQKTALLGCPVVAAISAPTGLAIETAERAGITLVALVRGEDFEIFTRPDRMIF
- a CDS encoding methyl-accepting chemotaxis protein yields the protein MLGLGKSADNKNMLDAISRSQAVIEFDLKGNILTANKNFCAALGYELTEIVGKHHRIFCDNTLATSRAYDEFWASLARGEFQAKEYRRVRKDGGVIWIEASYNPVFRSGKPYKVIKIATDITAKKIKAVDDAGKLEALSRSQATIEFLPDGTIITANPNFCATVNYDLKEIEGRHHRMFCDPAYAASTDYANFWPRLASGEFISDEFVRYGKNGKEIWIQAAYNPVVDDAGKVVKVVKFATDVTPRMSAISALAGALRSLAEGDLVQRLDTSFVPSMEKLRADFNEVVGKLQATMQTIAHNASTIASGSGEIRIAADQLSQRTEQQAASLEETAAALEEITTTVADASQRAGEAGKLVLRTREHAEHSGDVVQQAISAMDAISRSSGEITNIIGVIDDIAFQTNLLALNAGVEAARAGEAGKGFAVVAQEVRELAQRSAVAAKEIKSLINTSRQQVASGVDLVGKTGDALRDIQSQMGEIDANVSAIVEASREQANGLKEINQAVNIMDQATQKNAAMVEETTAASHGLANEADNLYELLRQFKISREAAASSHQPLDRKAATVTRLQAPQQTRFAPAKTYGNAAAEWAEF